The nucleotide window CAAGAGGCTAGAAATCGACGGGAGCAGAAAAAATTACTTGTCTTTAGTCCTTCATGAAGGAGTCCTCCTTGCGGCCTCAGCGCTCTTTGTTGCGGGAATGGGATTTGTAACAGTAATCAGCTTTGTCCCGGTTTTTGCTGGCCGTATAAATGTAGAGCAGTATGAAATATTTTTCATAGCCTACACTTTCTCCGTTATTGCAATAAGAGTTTTTGGAGGATGGATACCCGATACTTACGGAAAGAGAAGATCTGCTATCCCAGCTTTCTTTGTATATGCGGCAAGTATAATTCTGCTCGGTATTGCAGATGAGTGGATAGAACTACTTATATCTGGGGTTTTGTTTGGCTTAGGGCACGGTCTATTTTATCCGGCAATTTATGCACTTGTTATTGATTTATCCTCTGAGGCGGAAAGAGGAAAAGCTATATCAATCTGCAGTGTTTCTTTTACATTCGGGGGTATGATCGGAGTTTTAATCTATGGCTTTGTGGCGGAATATTGGGGATTCGAAGAGATGTTTATAATATTGGGCATAATGTCAGCAATCGGATTTTTGATTTTTTCATTGTTTGGCAAAGACCCATCATCCCAAGTAGATAGTAATAAATAGATATTTCAAAACTCTTATTTCCAAGTACTCTATAGCGAAGTTTACGGAGAATGATATGTCTGAAGACAAGAACTTAAACCACAAATTCCCGCACGTTCCCATATGGGAGCTTATGAATATTAAAGTAGTAGAGATGGGAGAGGGCACGGCCACTTTGACTATGCCGTTTGATAGCGACCTTACTAATCCCTACGGCATGATGCACGGCAGCGCCGCTTATGCACTCGCAGACTCAGCTGTAGCTGTAGCCATTTCAACCATAACTCAAAAAGGAAAGCAGTTCTTTACAATTGAAATGAAGGTTAACTATTTAGAGCCCGTAAGTGATGGAATACTTGAGGCTAAAGCTAAGGTTCTAAGGGAGGGGCGAATAGTTCCCGGAGAGGTTGATGTCTACAATGAAAATAAACTTGTAGCTAAGGCTTTAGCAACGTATATTATTGTGGACGAAAAAAAATAACTTGCGGACGATAAATTAAACCCCTAAGCCAAGATAAATAATTCAAATTATTCATATAAGATTAATTGTAGATTCTAATGTAGAAGGTTTATCTGAATTATGGAAAACGAACAGTTTGAGCAGAGAAAACAAAAACTAGACGAGCTAAAAGAATCGGGGATAAATCCATTCTCTAATGACTTTAAGCCCGATCATTTGGCAGCAGATCTTATCTCAAAATATGCCGACTCTTCTGAAGAGGATTTAGGTCAAGTTAGTGATGTAT belongs to Thermodesulfobacteriota bacterium and includes:
- a CDS encoding MFS transporter encodes the protein KRLEIDGSRKNYLSLVLHEGVLLAASALFVAGMGFVTVISFVPVFAGRINVEQYEIFFIAYTFSVIAIRVFGGWIPDTYGKRRSAIPAFFVYAASIILLGIADEWIELLISGVLFGLGHGLFYPAIYALVIDLSSEAERGKAISICSVSFTFGGMIGVLIYGFVAEYWGFEEMFIILGIMSAIGFLIFSLFGKDPSSQVDSNK
- a CDS encoding PaaI family thioesterase, with translation MSEDKNLNHKFPHVPIWELMNIKVVEMGEGTATLTMPFDSDLTNPYGMMHGSAAYALADSAVAVAISTITQKGKQFFTIEMKVNYLEPVSDGILEAKAKVLREGRIVPGEVDVYNENKLVAKALATYIIVDEKK